In the Candidatus Obscuribacterales bacterium genome, CATCCTTTTGTGCGGGACTGGAGTGGGCTTCTCTGTCGAGCGTCAGTTTGTCCAGAAGCTTCCTGAAGTTCCTGAGCAGATGTTCAAGAGCGACACTACCATCATGGTGAAGGACAGTAAGGAGGGGTGGGCTAAGTCCCTACGCCAACTGATCGCACTGCTCTACAGTGGGGAAATCCCCAAGTGGGACGTGTCCAAGGTTCGCCCTGCTGGTGCCAAACTTAAGACCTTTGGTGGTCGTGCCTCTGGTCCTGGTCCACTCGTGGAACTGTTCAACTTCGTAGTTAACATCTTTGTCAATGCCAAGGGACGTAAGTTGTCCTCTATTGAGTGCCATGACATCATGTGCAAGATCGGGGAGGTGGTTGTCGTAGGGGGTGTCCGTAGATCCGCTATGATTAGCCTCAGCAACCTCTCTGATGATAGGATGAGACATGCCAAGAGTGGTCAGTGGTGGGAGAATAACCCACAGCGGGCACTGTCCAACAACTCTACCTGCTACACTGAGAAGCCCGACATGGAGACTTTCCTTCGTGAGTGGACTGCTCTGGTGGAAAGCAAGAGTGGTGAGCGGGGTATCTTCAATCGTGTAGCCAGTAAGAAGCAGGCCGCTAAGAATGGTCGTCGTGACCCTGAGTGGGAATTTGGCACAAACCCCTGTAGCGAAATTATCCTGCGGCCCTACCAGTTCTGCAATCTCACTGAGGTTGTGGTTCGCGCTACTGATACCCCTGAGACGCTGAAGGAGAAGGTGAGGCTTGCTACGATCCTCGGGACGATCCAATCGACCTACACTCACTTCCCCTATCTGCGTAAGGTGTGGAAGAAGAACACTGAGGAAGAGCGTCTGCTTGGTGTGTCGCTGACTGGTATCATGGATAATGTCGTCACTAGCCAAGCGACAGAAGATATTCTGGAGGATCTGAAAGAGATTGCTGTTGCCACAAACAAGGAGTGGGCTGAGAAACTTGGTATCCCCGCGTCTGCTGCTATCACCTGTGTGAAGCCCTCTGGGACCGTCTCACAGCTTGTGGACTCTGCCAGCGGTATCCATGCGCGTCATAGTGAGTATTACATCAGGACCGTCCGTGGTGATAACAAAGACCCTCTGACCCAGTTCATGAAGGATGTAGGTATTCCTAGTGAACCCTGTGTGATGAAGCCACAGACGACTACTGTGTTCTCCTTCCCTCAGCGCAGTCCAGAGGGGGCAGTAACCCGTAATGACATGACAGCCGTTGAGCAACTTGAACTGTGGCTGACTTACCAACGTCATTGGTGTGAGCATAAACCATCTGTGACTGTCACCGTAAGGGACCATGAGTGGATGGAAGTGGGGGCCTTCGTCTACAAGCACTTCGATGAGATGTCGGGGGTATCCTTCCTACCCCACTCGGATCATACCTATCAGCAGGCTCCATACCAGGAGATTACCAAGGAAGAGTATGACGAATGGGTATCCCGTATGCCTGAGCGGATTGACTGGACCAAACTGGCAGACTATGAGAAAGAGGATACCACTGTGGGTATGCAATCTTATGCCTGCTCCGGTGATGTTTGTGAAGTGGTAGACTTGACATAAACAAAAACCCACCCTAGTTAATACCGGGGTGGGTTCCATTTGGAGGATACTATATGTCTAAATTTAAGGTTGGTGATCGGGTCGTCTCAAGATCGCCACAAACTATATTGCTGGAATATAAGGGTGTGGAGGGCCAAGTTAAACAAGTCTTTGAAGATGGGACTATTACTATTGTCTATCCTGATGGTGTCCTTCAAGTTGGATGTATATATTTAGACGACCTGCACCATCCCGGCAAAGATAACCAGGGATATGATCCCGTCAACAAACCAATCCACTACGGATCGGGTAAGATCGAGGCAATCGAGTATATCGAGGATTTCCTGACCAGAGAGGAATACATCGGATACCTTCGTGGGAATATCGCCAAGTATATGCACAGGTTCCGATACAAGAATGGGGTGGAGGACTTGCAGAAGGCTCAGTGGTATCTGGGCAGGTTGATTGAGACAATGAGGGACG is a window encoding:
- a CDS encoding DUF3310 domain-containing protein — protein: MSKFKVGDRVVSRSPQTILLEYKGVEGQVKQVFEDGTITIVYPDGVLQVGCIYLDDLHHPGKDNQGYDPVNKPIHYGSGKIEAIEYIEDFLTREEYIGYLRGNIAKYMHRFRYKNGVEDLQKAQWYLGRLIETMRDA